In the genome of Podospora pseudocomata strain CBS 415.72m chromosome 7, whole genome shotgun sequence, the window CTCGAGACTTGTGCCGGGTCAGCTGGGTGTATTTGTGTGTCGGGGTCATTGTGACGAGAGACAGGCAAGGCACAGGGCCTAACGGTGGGCCACTTGGGCTTTGCTCCCGGTTTGAGCAGCGGATTGGGTGTTGGATTGTGCAGTTGATGTCGGCTTGGGTCCACCTGCAAAGGTGGATGGAGGTGCTTGCTGAGGGCGTGTCTGCTCGGTGGGGGGCTGCTCGGTAGGGGGCTGCTGAACTTTTAGTCGTTGAAACCTGGGTTTTGCTCTGGACAGTCCGTTTGACGATTGGCCGTGGAGGCGGTCAGGGGCTGGCCATCCAGGAGCCTGAGGTCAGTGTCAGCTTGTGTGACCAGTGGCGGGGCTCAATGGAGGTTATATACTTGCCATTCCAAtgcttgttgctggggcTTTGGTGTAATAGATCACTCTAGAGTGTTTCCACTTGCAACAGAACAAGCGGAATGTGAGTGGCGGGCAGGGTGGTGCAGGACGACGGTAAGAGCGTCCATGGGATCGAGCGGCTGAGGATGTGCACCTAGATATAATTTCCTTTAGGTGTTGCCATGAGTTTCGAACGAGCCATGGCTCGCTTGATACACCACACCGAAATCAGCGAAAATAGTATGCACCCTTTAATCTCCTAATGCATCAAGTATGCCTAATGGGACTGTCAGCTCGCTAGCgccagaggaagatgatTTTATCAAAGGACACAATCTCATCTAATTCTGCATGTTGGGTGGTATCACGACAGCTGGCCGGGCGCGATGTCTTGGCAAACCATGGTGAATAAAGGGGGCAGTCTCTCAGCTGAACTGATGAGCGCTTAGTAGCTCATACTATGGGCTTGGAAACATGCAGGCCTTCATTTTTCGGAATCTGCCGAGCCTCGTCCTCACCGACACGTTTGTGACAGTTTGGAGGGCTTCTTCTCTGTTCTTGTTGAGTCCTGTTGCAAGAACGGACTGTCCGCTGCCGTCAAGAAGCAGGTTTTCCACGTTTCACAAATGTCACTATTTTTGAACAGAAGATTGTATCTTGAGCGCTTTCAACAAGATCGTCCCGCGCAAGGCGACGAATATGGTTGCACGCTCCTTCAGTGGCCCGGTGGTGAGTGCCCCAGGGCCATGGCCAGTTAAAGCCAACCGTGTTGGATCTTAATGTTCTTCACAGCAACGACAGGTACACTTTGCCGGGATGACCTCACCCGAGCGACCGAGATTGCAGCTTTCCCTGAAAGCGAACTTACTATTGTGTCAGTATTTTTCCGCCCTCTCTCTATCTTGGTCACCTGCTCATGAAATTCCATAGCCTTGCTCCCATAGACGATCCGTCCCCTGACAGTCTTGCGGGCTTTGAGGCTTTGGTTGAGCGATATGATATCCCAGGTGCCTTTCTTGAAGAAAGAACGCAAGGAGTCTTGAACTCATTTGGTTATATTCCAGCAGGCCCCGGGTCATACTGTTAGTATTCTGCTCAAAACCAAAACCGCTCTCTCTTAGTTATAATTATGCTCACCTAAACCCACAAGGTGTTTGGACACACTTTCTCCTCAAGGACATTGAACGAAATGAGACGTCGGGCGCCATTGAAATCCCTACAAAGCCTCAACGAAAGCCCCTGAATACCCGCCTTGTGAACTATTTTCGACGCATGTTTCTCTCTTCAAAAGCACCAACCACGGCCTCAGCTCAGCAATTCGAAATGCACCAACCGCGAATGTCCTACGTTGAGACAAACAAAGACGATGCTGATGACTATCTGCCAAGCTGGACGTCGAGGTCCTTTTTTCTTCGTGTAACCAACCACGGCGGTAACAATGCAAGAATCACGCTCCTTTGCTTTGAGCCCTCGCCTTTCTTAGAAGAGGAGCTCGTCAATTTGCCCCAACGCATCGATTGTAGTCAGATCATGGCGAATCCGTTCATTCTTCTCGAGATGATCATGTATGACTTGTACATGCAGCTCGATATCAATCTCTGGGAACTACGCGACATCTTTCAGGTTGAGCAAAAGCACTTTGGTTACCTCACCGCCAATCCAACACTCCCACTGGCAGACATTGACTTTTCggctctccatcttctgGCAGACTACATCATCATGCTTCGAGAGGGATGCCATGGTTTACTGAGCACCGTTGACGCAATTGTTGATCACTATCAAAAGTACAGCACGGTTGAGGATGCTATCCTGCGAGACAAAACATACGAGGCATTCAAATATCGCCGTCGTCTTGTCGCTTCGACGTCCGAACGTGCCGGCACATTCGAGAAACGGATCAACAACCTGACGACTCTCTTTTTCAACCATATCTCCCAGCAAGACAATGCAATGCTGATGAGGGACAGCTCAAGCGTCAAGGCCATCGCTGTCGTCACCCTGGTTTTCCTCCCTGTAACGACAGTTGCGACTGTATGCGGCTCCGAGTTTTTCTACACGAGGTCAGAAGGGGGGATCAGAATGGATCCCACAGCATGGATCATGTTTGGGCTTTCTGCTGTGCTGagtttggtgttgctgtggaTGTGGAATTTCTACACGCAAAGTTTGGAAGACAAGTTCgcgcgaggaagaagaagagccaTGAATGGAAGAGGAAAACAGGATGGGAAACTGGTCTTTTCTGCATAGACGCAGAGTTGAAGTCCCTCCCTCCCTAGGTAGCGAGCTCCTACTGCACACCTGTACCGAGACTCACAATCTTCCAGTAAACTCTCTCAAACCTCAAGCTCCTTATAAACCAGTCATCACCGACCTTGACCCAGACTTCGTGATAGTATCCTGCGCCAGTCCCATGAAACCCCCTCGTTtcctcaccatcgccaacatgAAAGATAACGCTCCAGATTgccttcacctccttcccatctTTCCCGTCCACAAAGTAGAGCTCCCCCGGTCCCACAGAGTGAATGTACTGCAAGTCCTTGTTTCGTTCCTCAAAGTAATCAAGAAACGCGTCGCGATGGGAAAATGACATGCACTGGCCCCCCTCGGTCATTGGAATATCGGGGGTGAGGGCATCAACAAATGTGAATGTGGCTTCAGGGAGAGCAAACTCGGAGAATCGACGCCATTGTTTGGTATCTGCGGATCGACAGTAGAGAGCCTTTTTACGACGAATAAGCTCGGCAATCTCGTGGGGGACGATGTTAGTGGCCATTATGGCTTAGCTGGAAGGTATCTGTCTTGACTGGCTTTTCTCTGCTTTGATGGAAGAGTCTGAGAGTAACCAATTTTTAGCTATAGCAGATACCTTGtctcgtcgaggttgaaCCCCGCTTCTCGATGGAGTTGTAACACACAATGAACAGCTGAATGAGTGAGACAGGTACACACAGGTCACGGTAGTAACGTGATTGGGCTGATCGACAATATATTTCCCCGCTTGGGAGTTTTGCATCCCCCTCAGGTGTTGAAACCTGAAATGTGCAAGATACCTACCGTGAGTCGAGGCAGTTGCTCACTACTCTCTCCATCCGTATCTCAATCTCTTTTTAAAACAATTTGCCTGATCTTTGGAAAATTTGGGCGTTTGACACCTAGTCAGCTTTACTGAGAGTTGAGAGCATATACCTAGGTACCAATTTGCTGCGTTGGTGGTTTCCTGCGAATTCAACCCACCATTTACACTTCTTGATTGTAATCGAGAAAAGGAATCACTTGTGGCTCCAGATCCTTCCGTGTAATATAAGGCTAAGAGGAGTACAAGCGAAGAAATTAAAGCACATAAATACTTACACCATTAGGGTTGGTGCAGCAGCCATCACGAATCCCTTGGCTTTGACAGCACATTCGAGATGATACAATTGGCTGTCAGCTGGTAAGGCTGCGCAAGATCCAGCTGTTAATTTTATTTGCCGTATGCATCGCCTTATTTTGTGCATCTCATTTGTTTACCGACTCCCTTATAAGGCCACCAAGATGGAGCTGTGTCTGGCCTCACCCTTGGCAGCCATGTCGCTTCTCATGATTACCACGTCCGCCCCTGAGTGTCTCAAACTGCCCTTTATTGACAGATAACAGCGACCTCTTGCCGTACCCCGAATTCCAGCTATCatctctcctctcttcaaCACTTCACACCGGGCATTGTTTCCAGTCCCTGGTGTTTTACAATGTTGGTTCTTACCAAGAGGGTATCGCCATATCGTGCGGCTACTTTCTTTCTCATACTTTGCAGGTATGGGGTTGAAACAAAGATATCAAATACTCCCTCCACAGAGAACTTTATTAGAAGATCTGGGGTAACAGGTAGGTTCGCTTCATGTTAGCCACACCTTCTGTTTGCGTCCTTGCATTTGTATTCTGACTTTGAGCCCTGTTTAGCTGTTCTTCTAGGGGATTACGTTTACATCGATGGAGGCAAAATATCCCAGCTGGACGACGGTGTAATACCTAAGGAAGGAAGGCACCTAGTCAACACGACGATATCCATCGACATGTCTAAAGCGTGGAAGAGCGAGTCCGTGGCCTTGCGAGAGATTTCCAGGTTCAACGAAGGTGTACAATGTAGGACAAGGGGCGCCATTTGGGCGAACGCTGAGAAAGGCGAGTTTTGGATTTGGGGTGGCTACCTGCCAAAAATTGCTGATGGCATGAATGACACGTTTATCTGGAAATTTACCGCCGACGGTTGGGGCGGTGGCTCTTGGGCTAAAGAAACCCCTTTAAACTTCGAGAAGCTTCCCAGTTTGCAGCAAACGAAAGATAGTGCGGTTATGGTAGCTCACGACAAGGGCTATGTTCTGGGGGGTGTAGGAAGCTGGCTACCGTCGGACGAAGATGCGGGCCCCGGAATGGTAACCTACGATTTTAGATCCAAGGTGGTGGACAACGGGACAGGCCCTGCCATTGGCATCTTGGGTAAACCAGCCACATTGACAGGAGCAAACCTCCTGTTTATGCCAGGATATAACATGCCAAACGGGCTTGGTTTGGTCCTTGGGGGGCATGCTCTTGCTACTTTCAATGGAACAGCAAAGGTTGAGGAGTCGCATCCACTGGACTTGCACAATCTGACATTCTTTGATCCGGTAACCAACGAACAGTACTGGCAGCTGACAACAGGAGACatacctccctctccccgctCACGCGCTTGTGTCGCTGGACCCT includes:
- a CDS encoding hypothetical protein (EggNog:ENOG503PEYT; COG:S), encoding MATNIVPHEIAELIRRKKALYCRSADTKQWRRFSEFALPEATFTFVDALTPDIPMTEGGQCMSFSHRDAFLDYFEERNKDLQYIHSVGPGELYFVDGKDGKEVKAIWSVIFHVGDGEETRGFHGTGAGYYHEVWVKVGDDWFIRSLRFERVYWKIVSLGTGVQ
- a CDS encoding hypothetical protein (EggNog:ENOG503P3BZ), with the translated sequence MSLFLNRRLYLERFQQDRPAQGDEYGCTLLQWPGATTGTLCRDDLTRATEIAAFPESELTIVLAPIDDPSPDSLAGFEALVERYDIPGAFLEERTQGVLNSFGYIPAGPGSYCVWTHFLLKDIERNETSGAIEIPTKPQRKPLNTRLVNYFRRMFLSSKAPTTASAQQFEMHQPRMSYVETNKDDADDYLPSWTSRSFFLRVTNHGGNNARITLLCFEPSPFLEEELVNLPQRIDCSQIMANPFILLEMIMYDLYMQLDINLWELRDIFQVEQKHFGYLTANPTLPLADIDFSALHLLADYIIMLREGCHGLLSTVDAIVDHYQKYSTVEDAILRDKTYEAFKYRRRLVASTSERAGTFEKRINNLTTLFFNHISQQDNAMLMRDSSSVKAIAVVTLVFLPVTTVATVCGSEFFYTRSEGGIRMDPTAWIMFGLSAVLSLVLLWMWNFYTQSLEDKFARGRRRAMNGRGKQDGKLVFSA